One segment of Pogoniulus pusillus isolate bPogPus1 chromosome 26, bPogPus1.pri, whole genome shotgun sequence DNA contains the following:
- the SEC62 gene encoding translocation protein SEC62 isoform X2, with translation MAERRRHRKRIQEVGEPLKEEKAVAKYIRFNCPTKSTNMMGHRVDYFIASKAVDCLLDSKWAKAKKGEEALFTTRESVVDYCNRLLKKQFFHRALKVMKMKPDKDTKKEKEKGKAESGKEEEKKSKKESGKDEKTKKEKEKEKKKDGEKDECKKDETPGTPKKKETKRKFKLEPHEDQVFLDGNEVYVWIYDPVHLKTFAMGLVLVIAVIAATLFPLWPAEMRVGVYYLSVGAGCFVASILLLAVARCILFLIIWLITGGRHHFWFLPNLTADVGFIDSFRPLYTHEYKGPKADSKKEEKSESKKQQKYDSEEKSDSEKKEEEDGKTEATRNSGSEGSGGERHSDTDSDRREDDRSQHSSGNGNDFEMITKEELEQQTDEEDCEEEEEENTESRPSHEKL, from the exons gaggtgggtgagccattgaaagaggaaaaggctgtTGCCAAATACATACGTTTCAACTGTCCAACAAAATCCACCAACATGATGGGCCACCGAGTTGATTATTTTATTG CCTCAAAAGCTGTGGATTGCCTTCTGGATTCTAAATGggcaaaagcaaagaaaggagaagaggcttTATTTACAACCCGAGAGTCTGTAGTGGATTACTGCAACAG ACTTCTGAAAAAACAGTTCTTTCATCGAGCACTGAAAGTGATGAAAATGAAACCTGACAAGGatacaaagaaggaaaaggagaaaggaaaagctgaaagtgggaaagaggaggagaaaaagagcaAGAAGGAGAGTGGCAAAGATGAAAAAactaaaaaggagaaagaaaaggaaaagaaaaaggatggTGAAAAAGATGAGTGTAAGAAG GATGAGACTCCAGGAACAcccaagaaaaaagaaaccaagagGAAATTTAAACTTGAACCACATGAAGACCAAGTTTTCTTGGATGGAAACGAG GTTTATGTGTGGATCTATGACCCCGTTCACCTTAAAACCTTTGCCATGGGACTTGTGCTTG TGATTGCTGTTATAGCTGCAACACTGTTCCCGCTCTGGCCAGCAGAAATGCGAGTTGGTGTTTATTACCTCAGCGTAGGCGCAGGCTGTTTTGTCGCCAGTATTCTTCTTCTTGCCGTTG CTCGCTGCATCCTCTTTCTCATCATCTGGCTCATCACTGGAGGAAGGCACCACTTCTGGTTCCTGCCAAACCTGACAGCAGATGTAGGATTCATTGACTCCTTCAGGCCCCTGTACACACACGAATACAAAGGACCAAAAGCAGActcaaagaaagaggaaaaatcaGAAtccaaaaagcagcaaaaataCGACAGCGAGGAGAAATCAGACagtgagaagaaggaagaagaggatggGAAAACAGAAGCGACAAGGAACTCGGGATCAGAAGGCTCGGGAGGAGAGCGACATTCAGACACTGACAGTGACAGACGTGAAGATGACAGGTCCCAGCACAGTAGTGGAAATGGAAACGACTTTGAAATGATCACAAAAGAGGAACTAGAACAGCAAACAGATGAAGAGGATtgtgaagaggaagaggaggaaaacacCGAAAGTAGGCCTTCACATGAAAAGTTGTAA
- the SEC62 gene encoding translocation protein SEC62 isoform X3, which translates to MMGHRVDYFIASKAVDCLLDSKWAKAKKGEEALFTTRESVVDYCNRLLKKQFFHRALKVMKMKPDKDTKKEKEKGKAESGKEEEKKSKKESGKDEKTKKEKEKEKKKDGEKDECKKDETPGTPKKKETKRKFKLEPHEDQVFLDGNEVYVWIYDPVHLKTFAMGLVLVIAVIAATLFPLWPAEMRVGVYYLSVGAGCFVASILLLAVARCILFLIIWLITGGRHHFWFLPNLTADVGFIDSFRPLYTHEYKGPKADSKKEEKSESKKQQKYDSEEKSDSEKKEEEDGKTEATRNSGSEGSGGERHSDTDSDRREDDRSQHSSGNGNDFEMITKEELEQQTDEEDCEEEEEENTESRPSHEKL; encoded by the exons ATGATGGGCCACCGAGTTGATTATTTTATTG CCTCAAAAGCTGTGGATTGCCTTCTGGATTCTAAATGggcaaaagcaaagaaaggagaagaggcttTATTTACAACCCGAGAGTCTGTAGTGGATTACTGCAACAG ACTTCTGAAAAAACAGTTCTTTCATCGAGCACTGAAAGTGATGAAAATGAAACCTGACAAGGatacaaagaaggaaaaggagaaaggaaaagctgaaagtgggaaagaggaggagaaaaagagcaAGAAGGAGAGTGGCAAAGATGAAAAAactaaaaaggagaaagaaaaggaaaagaaaaaggatggTGAAAAAGATGAGTGTAAGAAG GATGAGACTCCAGGAACAcccaagaaaaaagaaaccaagagGAAATTTAAACTTGAACCACATGAAGACCAAGTTTTCTTGGATGGAAACGAG GTTTATGTGTGGATCTATGACCCCGTTCACCTTAAAACCTTTGCCATGGGACTTGTGCTTG TGATTGCTGTTATAGCTGCAACACTGTTCCCGCTCTGGCCAGCAGAAATGCGAGTTGGTGTTTATTACCTCAGCGTAGGCGCAGGCTGTTTTGTCGCCAGTATTCTTCTTCTTGCCGTTG CTCGCTGCATCCTCTTTCTCATCATCTGGCTCATCACTGGAGGAAGGCACCACTTCTGGTTCCTGCCAAACCTGACAGCAGATGTAGGATTCATTGACTCCTTCAGGCCCCTGTACACACACGAATACAAAGGACCAAAAGCAGActcaaagaaagaggaaaaatcaGAAtccaaaaagcagcaaaaataCGACAGCGAGGAGAAATCAGACagtgagaagaaggaagaagaggatggGAAAACAGAAGCGACAAGGAACTCGGGATCAGAAGGCTCGGGAGGAGAGCGACATTCAGACACTGACAGTGACAGACGTGAAGATGACAGGTCCCAGCACAGTAGTGGAAATGGAAACGACTTTGAAATGATCACAAAAGAGGAACTAGAACAGCAAACAGATGAAGAGGATtgtgaagaggaagaggaggaaaacacCGAAAGTAGGCCTTCACATGAAAAGTTGTAA
- the SEC62 gene encoding translocation protein SEC62 isoform X1: MPCRCEVVTAAGGGVRPGRPREPAVREAGGAAGAPQAPGTRGEPSRRSAVEAQAGTVRQEVGEPLKEEKAVAKYIRFNCPTKSTNMMGHRVDYFIASKAVDCLLDSKWAKAKKGEEALFTTRESVVDYCNRLLKKQFFHRALKVMKMKPDKDTKKEKEKGKAESGKEEEKKSKKESGKDEKTKKEKEKEKKKDGEKDECKKDETPGTPKKKETKRKFKLEPHEDQVFLDGNEVYVWIYDPVHLKTFAMGLVLVIAVIAATLFPLWPAEMRVGVYYLSVGAGCFVASILLLAVARCILFLIIWLITGGRHHFWFLPNLTADVGFIDSFRPLYTHEYKGPKADSKKEEKSESKKQQKYDSEEKSDSEKKEEEDGKTEATRNSGSEGSGGERHSDTDSDRREDDRSQHSSGNGNDFEMITKEELEQQTDEEDCEEEEEENTESRPSHEKL, from the exons ATGCCCTGCCGCTGCGAGGTGGTGACGGCGGCAGGCGGTGGCGTGCGGCCGGGCAGACCGCGGGAGCCGGCGGTGAGAGAAGCTGGCGGTGCAGCGGGAGCCCCTCAGGCGCCGGGAACGCGCGGGGAGCCGTCGCGGCGGAGCGCGGTAGAAGCTCAGGCTGGCACCGTGCGACAG gaggtgggtgagccattgaaagaggaaaaggctgtTGCCAAATACATACGTTTCAACTGTCCAACAAAATCCACCAACATGATGGGCCACCGAGTTGATTATTTTATTG CCTCAAAAGCTGTGGATTGCCTTCTGGATTCTAAATGggcaaaagcaaagaaaggagaagaggcttTATTTACAACCCGAGAGTCTGTAGTGGATTACTGCAACAG ACTTCTGAAAAAACAGTTCTTTCATCGAGCACTGAAAGTGATGAAAATGAAACCTGACAAGGatacaaagaaggaaaaggagaaaggaaaagctgaaagtgggaaagaggaggagaaaaagagcaAGAAGGAGAGTGGCAAAGATGAAAAAactaaaaaggagaaagaaaaggaaaagaaaaaggatggTGAAAAAGATGAGTGTAAGAAG GATGAGACTCCAGGAACAcccaagaaaaaagaaaccaagagGAAATTTAAACTTGAACCACATGAAGACCAAGTTTTCTTGGATGGAAACGAG GTTTATGTGTGGATCTATGACCCCGTTCACCTTAAAACCTTTGCCATGGGACTTGTGCTTG TGATTGCTGTTATAGCTGCAACACTGTTCCCGCTCTGGCCAGCAGAAATGCGAGTTGGTGTTTATTACCTCAGCGTAGGCGCAGGCTGTTTTGTCGCCAGTATTCTTCTTCTTGCCGTTG CTCGCTGCATCCTCTTTCTCATCATCTGGCTCATCACTGGAGGAAGGCACCACTTCTGGTTCCTGCCAAACCTGACAGCAGATGTAGGATTCATTGACTCCTTCAGGCCCCTGTACACACACGAATACAAAGGACCAAAAGCAGActcaaagaaagaggaaaaatcaGAAtccaaaaagcagcaaaaataCGACAGCGAGGAGAAATCAGACagtgagaagaaggaagaagaggatggGAAAACAGAAGCGACAAGGAACTCGGGATCAGAAGGCTCGGGAGGAGAGCGACATTCAGACACTGACAGTGACAGACGTGAAGATGACAGGTCCCAGCACAGTAGTGGAAATGGAAACGACTTTGAAATGATCACAAAAGAGGAACTAGAACAGCAAACAGATGAAGAGGATtgtgaagaggaagaggaggaaaacacCGAAAGTAGGCCTTCACATGAAAAGTTGTAA